One genomic region from Amycolatopsis sp. FBCC-B4732 encodes:
- a CDS encoding MBL fold metallo-hydrolase — translation MGFNRRGLFGAGAAAAAILAGAGPAAAAASGTSGMTLRWWGNNGWEIRAGAKTILVDPWLTRFKTGTYTQAGANPKTPLSVNRSLIDGFLDRGELRADHILVTHGHYDHLTDVPYLAKRTGATVIGTETHLSLMAALGAPEDQLAVASGGEDLTFDGYSIRVLRSLHSATGERARVAFPGSRPLSRRDRPCVIEDLVEGGTLAYQVTGAGASVLNFGGSNYVESEVAGLRPDVVCLPAGGAKVTQYVPRLLTALGHPRYVAATHWDDFDEPLGKVVDAGGLEPLRTAVTAASPTSRFVVLDHLGSFVP, via the coding sequence ATGGGATTCAACAGGCGCGGGCTGTTCGGCGCGGGTGCCGCGGCGGCGGCCATCCTGGCGGGCGCGGGACCGGCGGCGGCCGCGGCTTCGGGTACGTCGGGGATGACGCTGCGGTGGTGGGGGAACAACGGCTGGGAGATCCGCGCCGGGGCGAAGACGATCCTCGTCGACCCGTGGCTGACGCGGTTCAAGACGGGCACCTACACCCAGGCCGGTGCGAACCCGAAGACGCCGCTGTCGGTCAACCGCTCGCTGATCGACGGCTTCCTCGACCGCGGCGAACTGCGCGCGGACCACATCCTCGTCACCCACGGCCACTACGACCACCTCACCGACGTCCCCTACCTGGCCAAACGCACCGGCGCGACGGTCATCGGCACCGAGACTCATTTGAGTCTCATGGCCGCTTTGGGTGCCCCGGAGGACCAGCTGGCGGTCGCGAGCGGCGGCGAAGACCTGACGTTCGACGGCTACTCGATCCGCGTCCTGCGCTCGTTGCACTCGGCGACGGGCGAACGGGCGCGGGTGGCGTTCCCGGGCTCGCGGCCGCTGTCGCGCCGGGACCGGCCGTGCGTGATCGAGGACCTGGTGGAGGGCGGGACGCTGGCCTACCAGGTGACCGGCGCGGGCGCGAGCGTGCTGAACTTCGGCGGTTCGAACTACGTCGAGTCCGAGGTGGCGGGCCTGCGCCCGGACGTCGTGTGCCTCCCGGCGGGCGGCGCGAAGGTGACGCAGTACGTGCCGCGGCTGCTCACGGCCCTCGGCCACCCCCGCTACGTGGCGGCGACCCACTGGGACGACTTCGACGAGCCGCTCGGCAAGGTCGTCGACGCAGGTGGGCTGGAGCCGCTGCGCACCGCCGTCACCGCCGCGAGCCCCACCAGCCGGTTCGTGGTCCTGGACCACCTCGGCTCGTTCGTCCCCTGA
- a CDS encoding DUF5302 domain-containing protein — translation MSEPNPSPSGEEEDDVKRKFREALERKQAHARSGASHENGGGKNQHAHGPAANKRTFRRKSG, via the coding sequence ATGAGTGAACCGAACCCGTCGCCCAGCGGCGAGGAGGAGGACGACGTCAAGCGCAAGTTCCGCGAAGCGCTGGAGCGCAAGCAGGCCCACGCCCGCTCCGGCGCCTCCCACGAGAACGGCGGCGGCAAGAACCAGCACGCCCACGGCCCGGCGGCGAACAAGCGGACGTTCCGCCGCAAGAGCGGCTGA
- a CDS encoding LysR substrate-binding domain-containing protein codes for MDHLRSLRYFLVVADELHFGRAAERLGIAQPPLSQRVKRLEAELGAKLFDRGRRVTLTEAGEVLRAEARDLLARWDRMTSLVAKAERGELDAVRAGVPPELPGGVLAGILTAFAAQHPAVRLDLQELTTAEQTRLLADRSLDAGLLQLPVDVVDLELGPVIDTPLGVVLPRDSPLARRSSLSLADLAGEGLVHAPRAAAPGSYDALLRTCWDHGFRPASIRHARNPEFALGLVLAGHGVAFEPGPRKEPRVVWRPLEGEVLRSRMAFAWPPASPHPQAAKLAELAAAVLEGDGISRIVPPNPVEARPWDVFYQTS; via the coding sequence GTGGACCACCTCCGTTCGCTGCGGTACTTCCTCGTCGTCGCCGACGAACTCCACTTCGGCCGTGCGGCGGAGCGGCTCGGCATCGCGCAGCCGCCGTTGAGCCAGCGTGTCAAGCGGCTCGAAGCGGAGCTGGGCGCGAAGCTGTTCGACCGCGGCCGCCGCGTCACGCTCACCGAAGCCGGCGAAGTCCTGCGCGCCGAAGCCCGCGACCTGCTTGCCCGGTGGGACCGGATGACGTCGCTGGTCGCGAAGGCCGAGCGCGGCGAGCTGGACGCGGTGCGCGCGGGCGTGCCCCCGGAGCTGCCCGGCGGTGTCCTCGCCGGCATCCTGACGGCGTTCGCCGCGCAGCACCCGGCCGTCCGGCTCGACCTGCAGGAGCTGACGACCGCCGAGCAGACCCGGCTGCTCGCGGACCGGTCGCTGGACGCGGGCCTGCTGCAGCTGCCGGTCGACGTCGTCGACCTGGAGCTCGGCCCGGTGATCGACACCCCGCTGGGCGTGGTCCTCCCCCGCGATTCCCCGCTGGCCCGCCGGAGTTCGCTTTCCCTGGCCGACCTCGCGGGCGAAGGCCTGGTGCACGCCCCGCGCGCGGCGGCCCCGGGCAGCTATGACGCCCTCCTGCGCACGTGCTGGGACCACGGCTTCCGCCCGGCGTCGATCCGCCACGCACGCAACCCGGAGTTCGCGCTGGGCCTGGTGCTGGCCGGCCACGGCGTCGCGTTCGAACCGGGCCCGCGCAAGGAACCGCGCGTGGTGTGGCGGCCGCTGGAGGGCGAGGTGCTGCGCTCGCGGATGGCGTTCGCCTGGCCCCCGGCCAGCCCGCACCCCCAAGCCGCGAAGCTGGCCGAGCTGGCGGCGGCGGTGCTCGAGGGTGACGGGATCTCCCGGATCGTGCCCCCGAACCCGGTCGAGGCCCGGCCCTGGGACGTCTTCTACCAGACCTCGTGA
- a CDS encoding kynureninase yields the protein MTTLDDVRADHNALAAHYSRFAVADRLLLSGHSHQAWPDVAEEGLLESFADAARDVDAKWERAFAKADELRAGFRLLLGDPHGEYALGASTHDLVLRFLSAMELPRRPRLVTTDGEFHTLRRQFARLEEEGVEIVRVPLDPVPTLAERVAAEVDDDTAAVLVSAVLFETSRLVPGLAHLADVCRDRSIELVVDAYHALGVVPFPLHDLGLTNAWVLGGGYKYLQLGEGNCFLRLPAHAQELRPVITGWYAEFGALADERNPGKVAYATGGDRFAGATYDPASHYRGARVQRFFAEQGLTPEFLREVSQHQVGLLASVFDSLALPADVVTCDRETPLDRLGGFLSLRCADAGGLQAALAKQGVRTDSRGAYLRFGPAPYLSDTQLETAMAALGRVVRG from the coding sequence GTGACCACCCTCGACGACGTCCGCGCGGACCACAACGCGCTGGCCGCGCACTACTCCCGGTTCGCGGTGGCCGATCGGCTGCTGCTGTCCGGGCATTCGCACCAGGCCTGGCCGGACGTCGCGGAGGAGGGCCTGCTGGAGTCCTTCGCGGACGCCGCCCGCGACGTCGACGCGAAGTGGGAGCGCGCCTTCGCAAAGGCCGACGAGCTGCGCGCCGGGTTCCGGCTGCTGCTCGGCGACCCGCACGGCGAGTACGCGCTCGGCGCGAGCACGCACGACCTGGTGCTGCGGTTCCTGTCCGCGATGGAGCTGCCGCGAAGACCCCGCCTGGTCACCACCGACGGCGAGTTCCACACCCTGCGCCGCCAGTTCGCCCGCCTCGAGGAGGAGGGCGTCGAGATCGTCCGGGTGCCGCTCGACCCGGTGCCCACGCTGGCCGAGCGCGTCGCCGCCGAGGTGGACGACGACACCGCCGCGGTGCTCGTCTCGGCCGTGCTGTTCGAGACGTCGCGGCTGGTGCCCGGGCTCGCGCACCTGGCCGACGTCTGCCGCGACCGCTCGATCGAGCTCGTCGTCGACGCCTACCACGCGCTCGGCGTCGTGCCGTTCCCGCTGCACGACCTCGGGCTCACCAACGCCTGGGTGCTCGGCGGCGGCTACAAGTACCTGCAGCTCGGCGAGGGCAACTGCTTCCTGCGGCTGCCCGCGCACGCCCAGGAGCTGCGGCCGGTGATCACCGGCTGGTACGCCGAGTTCGGGGCGCTGGCCGACGAACGCAACCCCGGCAAGGTCGCCTACGCCACCGGCGGCGACCGCTTCGCCGGCGCCACCTACGACCCGGCCAGCCACTACCGCGGCGCCCGGGTCCAGCGGTTCTTCGCCGAGCAGGGCCTCACACCCGAGTTCCTCCGCGAGGTTTCGCAGCACCAGGTGGGCCTGCTCGCGTCGGTGTTCGACTCGCTCGCCCTGCCCGCGGACGTCGTCACGTGCGACCGGGAGACGCCGCTGGACCGGCTCGGCGGCTTCCTTTCGCTGCGCTGCGCCGACGCGGGCGGTCTGCAGGCCGCGCTGGCCAAGCAAGGTGTCCGCACCGACAGCCGCGGGGCGTACCTGCGCTTCGGCCCGGCACCGTACCTTTCGGACACCCAGCTGGAGACGGCGATGGCCGCACTCGGGCGGGTGGTCCGCGGCTGA
- a CDS encoding carotenoid oxygenase family protein, with protein sequence MTSTSEQPLMVARTADAAEEPNPYLLGVYAPVGTEIDAEDLQVIGEIPKDLNGVYLRNGPNPRFAPEGRYHWFDGDGMIHAVHLENGKARYRNRWIRTKAFEAESAAGKALWTGVMENPKGNPFGNAHGLGLKDNANTDVVFHRGRILATWYLCGSPYGIDPLSLETLGAEDFLGTLVGDMMAHPKVDEATGELFWFDYGPRPPYLRYGVISADGKVVNTTEIELPGPRLPHDMAITERYAVLMDLPLVQDQHAAKLGRHKLHFDRSMPSRFGVLPRYGNGSQIRWFEASPCYIYHVVNAWEQGDEVILDVCRVRKPAPRPDAHTPLAKMLSYLRLDAQLHRYRFDLRTGACREEALDDANTEFPTVDSRGVGKRNRYSYAVHISPESTLKFDGLVRYDNLAGAKTEYRFGPGRWGSEAPFAPREGAAADSADGHLVTFVQDEREGRSELDIFDAADLAAGPVARVLLPQRVPLGFHATWVRADQLENLRS encoded by the coding sequence ATGACCAGCACCTCCGAACAGCCGCTCATGGTGGCCCGGACGGCGGACGCGGCCGAGGAGCCCAACCCCTACCTGCTCGGCGTCTACGCCCCGGTCGGCACCGAGATCGACGCGGAAGACCTGCAGGTCATCGGCGAGATCCCGAAGGACCTCAACGGCGTCTACCTGCGCAACGGTCCCAACCCGCGGTTCGCCCCGGAAGGCCGCTACCACTGGTTCGACGGCGACGGCATGATCCACGCCGTCCACCTGGAGAACGGCAAGGCCCGCTACCGCAACCGCTGGATCCGCACCAAGGCCTTCGAAGCCGAGTCCGCGGCCGGCAAAGCGCTCTGGACCGGCGTCATGGAGAACCCGAAGGGCAACCCCTTCGGCAACGCGCACGGCCTCGGCCTCAAGGACAACGCCAACACCGACGTCGTCTTCCACCGCGGCCGCATCCTGGCCACCTGGTACCTGTGCGGCTCGCCGTACGGCATCGACCCGCTCTCGCTGGAGACGCTGGGGGCCGAGGACTTCCTCGGCACGCTGGTCGGCGACATGATGGCCCACCCCAAGGTGGACGAGGCCACCGGCGAGCTGTTCTGGTTCGACTACGGCCCGCGCCCGCCGTACCTGCGCTACGGCGTGATCAGCGCGGACGGCAAGGTCGTGAACACCACCGAGATCGAGCTGCCCGGCCCGCGCCTGCCGCACGACATGGCCATCACCGAGCGCTACGCGGTGCTGATGGACCTGCCGCTGGTCCAGGACCAGCACGCGGCGAAGCTGGGCCGCCACAAGCTGCACTTCGACCGCTCGATGCCGAGCCGCTTCGGCGTGCTGCCACGCTACGGGAACGGTAGCCAGATCCGCTGGTTCGAAGCGAGCCCGTGCTACATCTACCACGTCGTCAACGCCTGGGAGCAGGGCGACGAGGTCATCCTCGACGTCTGCCGCGTGCGGAAGCCGGCTCCCCGGCCCGACGCGCACACGCCGCTCGCGAAGATGCTCTCCTACCTGCGGCTCGACGCCCAGCTGCACCGCTACCGCTTCGACCTGCGGACCGGCGCGTGCCGCGAAGAGGCGCTCGACGACGCCAACACCGAGTTCCCGACCGTCGACTCCCGCGGGGTCGGCAAGCGGAACCGGTACTCCTACGCGGTGCACATCTCGCCCGAGTCGACGCTGAAGTTCGACGGGCTCGTGCGCTACGACAATCTTGCCGGCGCCAAGACCGAATACCGGTTCGGTCCCGGCCGGTGGGGCAGTGAGGCTCCGTTCGCACCCCGCGAAGGAGCGGCCGCCGATTCGGCGGACGGTCATCTGGTGACGTTCGTGCAGGACGAGCGTGAGGGACGCTCCGAACTGGACATCTTCGACGCCGCCGATCTCGCTGCCGGACCCGTGGCCAGGGTCCTGTTGCCCCAGCGGGTTCCGCTCGGTTTTCACGCGACCTGGGTCCGGGCGGACCAGCTGGAAAACCTCCGTTCATGA
- a CDS encoding serine hydrolase, which yields MSPSPEEIFATAGVQGFLHARPLDSSLEFCLGADEPVVLASVVKVALAYEFARQVSAGLLDPADQVRATAADRLGGSGSAGFADDVSYSLRDAARLALSVSDNTAADLLFDRVGVANVRSLLAELGLSRTSVIGAPRDLLRTIIEDTEAGRPLRALDPRRTTASTPREMTALLAAIWADPVGVPVREWMSAQVSWHRLTAGFPPEVAVAGKTGTMPGIRNEIGVATYPDGLAYAVAAFTVGGAETLRRPDIDRAIGDAARVAVEQLRGS from the coding sequence GTGAGTCCTTCCCCCGAAGAGATCTTCGCGACGGCGGGCGTGCAGGGGTTCCTGCACGCCCGCCCTCTCGATTCCTCCCTCGAGTTCTGCCTCGGCGCCGACGAGCCGGTCGTGCTGGCGTCGGTGGTGAAGGTGGCGCTGGCCTACGAGTTCGCCCGGCAGGTCTCGGCGGGGCTGCTCGACCCGGCCGACCAGGTGCGCGCGACCGCCGCGGACCGCCTGGGCGGCAGTGGCTCGGCGGGCTTCGCCGACGACGTCTCCTACAGCCTGCGCGACGCGGCCCGGCTGGCCCTGTCGGTGTCCGACAACACGGCAGCGGACCTGCTCTTCGACCGGGTGGGCGTGGCGAACGTGCGCTCGCTGCTGGCCGAGCTGGGCCTGTCGCGGACGTCGGTCATCGGCGCCCCGCGTGACCTACTGCGCACGATCATCGAGGACACCGAGGCCGGGCGGCCGCTGCGGGCGCTGGATCCCCGCCGGACGACGGCGAGCACCCCGCGCGAGATGACCGCGTTGCTGGCGGCGATCTGGGCCGATCCGGTGGGCGTCCCGGTGCGCGAGTGGATGTCGGCCCAGGTGAGCTGGCACCGGCTGACGGCGGGCTTCCCGCCGGAGGTCGCGGTGGCGGGCAAGACGGGCACGATGCCGGGCATCCGCAACGAAATCGGCGTGGCGACCTACCCGGACGGGCTCGCGTACGCGGTCGCAGCGTTCACGGTGGGCGGCGCGGAGACGCTCCGACGTCCGGACATCGACCGGGCGATCGGGGACGCAGCCCGGGTGGCGGTCGAGCAGCTCCGCGGCTCGTGA
- a CDS encoding class I adenylate-forming enzyme family protein, with protein sequence MRCHREGRARDFRTRGWWSAETIDQLVKERVSADPEGLALVDPPNTTALVGRDPVRWTWNRLDERVDVLAAFLLARGVRAGDVVAVQLPNCSALVQAFLAIVRIGAVVTPFPVSYREHEMGPMCRRTGAVAVVTASRYGEHELAGAALGLKGASAPSVRFVVARGDDEPAGALAWPEEPLSAVERSTLDYYLSTLDTEVNECVTICWTSGTEAEPKAVPRCHGDWLATAGGCVQAAGMTRDDVLLSPFPMTNMAGIGGMFLPWLLTGAVFVPHHPFDLPVFLGQLAAERVTYTLAPPALLTMLLHNEKILSGVDLSALRKIGSGSAPLSPWLVRTWAERYGIDIINFFGSNEGTALLSGPVDIPDPDQRASYFPNYASAVTWSTPVAGWTSVRLHDPVTGERVTEPGRPGELHIAGPTVFAGYLTAVGEPLDTSSFDEDGHFRTGDVFEIAGERGEFLRYVDRTKDLVIRGGVNISPAEVEGLLAGHPDVADVGVIGVPDDVMGERVCAVVVPGARKPSLDDLVAYLRERKVAAFKLPERLEYADALPRNPVGKILKRKLRESLE encoded by the coding sequence ATGAGATGCCATCGAGAGGGTCGCGCCCGGGACTTCCGGACGCGGGGATGGTGGAGTGCGGAGACGATCGACCAGCTCGTGAAGGAGCGGGTCAGTGCCGACCCGGAGGGTCTCGCGCTGGTCGATCCACCGAACACCACCGCACTGGTCGGACGCGACCCGGTGCGGTGGACCTGGAACCGGCTCGACGAACGCGTCGACGTCCTGGCCGCGTTCCTGCTCGCCAGAGGGGTGCGAGCAGGTGACGTAGTGGCCGTGCAGCTGCCGAACTGCTCGGCCCTGGTGCAGGCGTTCCTCGCGATCGTCCGGATCGGTGCGGTGGTCACCCCGTTCCCGGTGTCCTACCGGGAGCACGAGATGGGTCCGATGTGCCGGCGCACCGGAGCTGTCGCCGTGGTGACCGCATCCAGATACGGCGAGCACGAGCTCGCCGGGGCGGCCCTTGGGCTAAAAGGCGCTTCGGCGCCGTCGGTCCGGTTCGTCGTCGCCCGGGGGGACGACGAACCGGCCGGCGCCCTGGCCTGGCCCGAAGAACCGCTGTCCGCAGTGGAGCGATCCACTTTGGACTATTATTTGTCCACACTCGACACCGAGGTCAACGAATGCGTCACGATCTGCTGGACGTCCGGCACCGAAGCCGAACCGAAAGCGGTCCCGCGCTGCCACGGCGACTGGCTCGCGACGGCGGGCGGCTGCGTCCAGGCCGCGGGGATGACCCGCGACGACGTCCTGCTCTCGCCGTTCCCCATGACGAACATGGCCGGCATCGGCGGCATGTTCCTGCCCTGGCTGCTGACCGGCGCCGTGTTCGTCCCGCACCACCCGTTCGACCTGCCGGTGTTCCTGGGGCAGCTCGCCGCCGAACGCGTGACGTACACGCTCGCGCCACCGGCGTTGCTGACCATGTTGCTGCACAACGAGAAGATCCTGTCCGGAGTGGACCTCTCGGCGCTGCGCAAGATCGGTTCGGGCTCGGCGCCGCTTTCGCCGTGGCTCGTGCGCACCTGGGCCGAGCGCTACGGCATCGACATCATCAACTTCTTCGGCTCCAACGAAGGCACCGCGCTGTTGTCCGGCCCGGTCGACATCCCCGACCCGGACCAGCGCGCGAGCTACTTCCCGAACTACGCCTCGGCCGTCACGTGGTCGACGCCCGTCGCCGGCTGGACGTCGGTGCGGCTGCACGACCCGGTCACCGGCGAGCGGGTGACCGAACCCGGGCGCCCCGGTGAACTGCACATCGCCGGGCCGACGGTGTTCGCCGGGTATCTCACGGCGGTGGGGGAGCCGCTCGACACGTCGTCCTTCGACGAGGACGGGCACTTCCGCACCGGCGACGTCTTCGAGATCGCCGGCGAGCGCGGCGAGTTCCTGCGGTACGTCGACCGGACGAAGGACCTGGTCATCCGCGGCGGCGTCAACATCTCGCCGGCCGAGGTCGAGGGCCTGCTGGCCGGGCACCCGGACGTCGCCGACGTCGGCGTGATCGGCGTGCCGGACGACGTCATGGGGGAGCGGGTGTGCGCGGTCGTCGTCCCCGGCGCGCGCAAGCCGTCGCTCGACGACCTGGTCGCGTACCTGCGCGAGCGGAAGGTGGCCGCGTTCAAGCTGCCCGAACGGCTCGAGTACGCCGATGCCTTGCCCCGCAACCCGGTGGGGAAGATCCTGAAGCGGAAGCTGCGGGAAAGTCTGGAGTGA
- a CDS encoding Glu/Leu/Phe/Val dehydrogenase dimerization domain-containing protein, whose protein sequence is MTEGVFTRGTGHEQVVYCHDEASGLKAIIGIYSTALGPALGGTRFHPYATEADALDDVLALSKGMAYKNALAGLDLGGGKAVIIGDPKTLKSEALLRAFGRFVQSLGGRYITACDVGTYVQDMDIVARESRFVTGRSPEDGGAGDSSVLTAFGVYQGMRASAEHLWGSPDLAGKRVGVAGVGKVGHILVGHLVAAGAQVTITDVWAPAIERTRSIYPDVRVVSDVDALLRTELDVFAPCALGGALNDETVALLSAQVVCGAANNQLAHPGIDKQLADRGVLYAPDYLVNAGGVIQVDDERHGFDFDRAKRKTTAIFDTTKAVFKLAETEGVPPATAADRLAERRMAEIGRLRSIMAG, encoded by the coding sequence GTGACCGAAGGAGTGTTCACCCGGGGCACCGGGCACGAACAGGTCGTGTACTGCCACGACGAAGCCAGCGGCCTCAAGGCCATCATCGGCATCTACTCCACGGCGCTGGGCCCCGCTCTGGGCGGGACGCGCTTCCACCCCTACGCCACCGAAGCGGACGCACTCGACGACGTGCTCGCGCTGTCGAAGGGCATGGCCTACAAGAACGCGCTGGCCGGCCTCGACCTCGGCGGCGGCAAGGCCGTCATCATCGGCGACCCGAAGACGCTGAAGTCCGAAGCGCTGCTGCGCGCGTTCGGGCGCTTCGTGCAGTCCCTCGGCGGCCGCTACATCACGGCGTGCGACGTCGGCACGTACGTGCAGGACATGGACATCGTGGCCCGCGAGTCCCGTTTCGTCACCGGCCGCTCGCCGGAGGACGGCGGCGCGGGCGACTCCTCGGTGCTCACCGCGTTCGGCGTCTACCAGGGCATGCGGGCCTCGGCCGAGCACCTCTGGGGCAGCCCGGACCTCGCGGGCAAGCGCGTCGGCGTGGCCGGCGTCGGCAAGGTCGGGCACATCCTCGTCGGGCACCTGGTGGCGGCCGGCGCGCAGGTGACGATCACCGACGTGTGGGCCCCGGCGATCGAGCGCACCCGGTCGATCTACCCCGACGTCCGCGTGGTGTCCGATGTGGACGCCCTGCTGCGCACCGAGCTGGACGTCTTCGCCCCGTGCGCCCTCGGCGGCGCGCTCAACGACGAGACCGTGGCGCTGCTGAGCGCCCAGGTCGTCTGCGGCGCGGCGAACAACCAGCTCGCGCACCCCGGCATCGACAAGCAGCTGGCCGACCGCGGCGTCCTGTACGCGCCGGACTACCTGGTCAACGCCGGCGGCGTGATCCAGGTCGACGACGAGCGCCACGGCTTCGACTTCGACCGCGCCAAGCGCAAGACGACCGCGATCTTCGACACGACGAAGGCCGTGTTCAAGCTGGCCGAGACCGAAGGCGTGCCCCCGGCGACGGCGGCGGACCGGCTCGCGGAGCGGCGCATGGCGGAGATCGGCAGGTTGCGGTCCATCATGGCCGGGTGA
- a CDS encoding helix-turn-helix domain-containing protein, translated as MTEATAHRVRPAGDPLRRALELVGDQWTLLILQSLFLRFRRYEELRLRLGISPTALSGRLRDMVEAGMLTRVPYRDARRTRHEYRLTERGLELWPLLISIWAWEREWVEGRREVLPTLIHLDCELATSAPLGCAACGRRVDARDVRAERLDSTGVAAATASKRFRRKDAESLAGDPTMFFPDTMELLGDRWSTGLLVSALLGCRHFSEFERELGIGPSVLSGRLSKLVEVGVLRTGTAKTRTDARDYRLTAKGLAFFPALAFIAEWSRGFEVTGQEPDITLHHVECGNRLRPILLCDHCGRPLTRKSVQFGGVPSPKR; from the coding sequence GTGACCGAGGCGACCGCACACCGCGTCCGGCCGGCGGGGGATCCGCTCCGCAGGGCGCTGGAGCTGGTCGGCGACCAGTGGACGCTGCTCATCCTGCAGAGCCTGTTCCTGCGCTTCCGGCGCTACGAGGAGCTTCGGCTGCGGCTGGGCATCTCGCCGACCGCGTTGTCGGGGCGGCTGCGGGACATGGTCGAGGCGGGCATGCTCACCCGCGTCCCCTACCGCGACGCGCGCCGCACGCGGCACGAGTACCGGCTCACCGAACGCGGCCTGGAGCTGTGGCCGCTGCTGATCTCGATCTGGGCGTGGGAGCGCGAGTGGGTCGAAGGCCGCCGCGAGGTGCTGCCGACGCTGATCCACCTCGACTGCGAGCTGGCTACATCAGCGCCACTGGGCTGCGCGGCCTGCGGGCGGCGGGTCGACGCCCGTGACGTGCGGGCCGAGCGCCTCGACAGCACCGGCGTCGCGGCGGCGACGGCGTCCAAGCGCTTCCGCCGCAAGGACGCCGAATCCCTGGCCGGGGACCCGACGATGTTCTTCCCCGACACGATGGAGCTGCTCGGGGACCGCTGGTCGACCGGCCTGCTGGTGTCGGCGCTGCTGGGCTGCCGGCACTTCTCGGAGTTCGAGCGCGAGCTGGGGATCGGGCCGAGCGTGCTGTCGGGCCGGCTGAGCAAGCTCGTCGAGGTCGGCGTGCTGCGGACCGGGACGGCGAAGACCCGCACCGACGCCCGCGACTACCGCCTCACCGCGAAGGGGCTGGCGTTCTTCCCGGCGCTGGCGTTCATCGCCGAGTGGTCGCGGGGCTTCGAGGTGACCGGCCAGGAGCCGGACATCACGCTGCACCACGTCGAATGCGGCAACCGGCTGCGGCCGATCCTGCTGTGCGACCACTGCGGCCGCCCCCTGACGCGCAAGTCGGTGCAGTTCGGTGGAGTTCCGTCCCCGAAACGCTGA
- a CDS encoding acetyl-CoA acetyltransferase — MTVFVLGGAQTDFARNYAKEGRGILELFAEVVPAALADAGVSAGDVGVAHVGNLAAELFTGQAQLGGLLVAAVPELDGVPSTRHEAACASGSTAVLAACADIEAGRYDVALVVGVELMRNVDGQRAAEHLGSAAWAGHEAVGAKFPWPALFADVASAYDERYGLDPGHLGQFASHAFDRAARNPLAQARDWRFPAGAFEPDDELNPVIEGRLRKQDCGRITDGAAAVVLASPAFAERLGGGFPRIAGFGHRTSHIGLAEKLSADGEYLFPHLRGAVVDAYERAGVAGPDALDVVELHDCFTITGLVALEHLGAAPPGDGGRFIAEGGLDAAGINPGGGLIGLGHPVGATGVRMLHDVSRQVTGKAGETQVEGARTALTLNVGGSFTTVVTMIVRAPA, encoded by the coding sequence ATGACGGTGTTCGTGCTGGGCGGGGCGCAGACCGATTTCGCGCGCAACTACGCGAAGGAGGGCCGCGGGATCCTCGAGCTGTTCGCCGAGGTCGTGCCGGCCGCGCTCGCGGACGCCGGGGTTTCGGCCGGGGACGTCGGGGTCGCGCACGTCGGGAACCTCGCGGCCGAGCTGTTCACCGGCCAGGCCCAGCTCGGCGGGCTGCTGGTGGCCGCGGTGCCGGAACTGGACGGCGTGCCCTCGACGCGGCACGAAGCCGCGTGCGCGTCCGGCAGCACCGCCGTGCTCGCCGCGTGCGCGGACATCGAGGCGGGCCGCTACGACGTCGCGCTGGTCGTCGGGGTCGAGCTGATGCGCAACGTCGACGGGCAGCGCGCGGCCGAGCACCTCGGGTCCGCGGCGTGGGCCGGGCACGAGGCCGTCGGCGCGAAGTTCCCGTGGCCGGCGCTCTTCGCCGACGTCGCCTCCGCGTACGACGAGCGGTACGGGCTCGATCCCGGACACCTCGGGCAGTTCGCGTCGCACGCATTCGACCGCGCGGCGCGGAATCCGCTGGCCCAGGCGCGGGACTGGCGCTTCCCGGCCGGCGCGTTCGAGCCCGACGACGAGCTGAACCCGGTCATCGAAGGCCGGCTGCGCAAGCAGGACTGCGGCCGGATCACCGACGGCGCCGCGGCGGTCGTGCTGGCCTCGCCCGCGTTCGCCGAACGCCTGGGTGGCGGGTTCCCGCGCATCGCGGGCTTCGGGCACCGCACCTCGCACATCGGTCTCGCGGAGAAGCTTTCCGCCGACGGCGAATACCTGTTCCCGCACCTGCGCGGCGCGGTCGTCGACGCCTACGAGCGCGCGGGCGTGGCCGGGCCGGACGCGCTCGACGTCGTCGAGCTGCACGACTGCTTCACCATCACCGGCCTGGTCGCGCTGGAGCACCTGGGCGCGGCCCCACCGGGCGACGGTGGCCGGTTCATCGCCGAGGGCGGCCTCGACGCGGCCGGGATCAACCCGGGCGGCGGCCTGATCGGCCTCGGTCACCCGGTCGGCGCGACCGGGGTCCGGATGCTGCACGACGTGTCCCGGCAGGTGACCGGGAAAGCGGGCGAGACGCAGGTCGAGGGCGCGCGGACGGCGTTGACGCTCAACGTCGGCGGCTCGTTCACCACGGTCGTCACCATGATCGTGCGGGCGCCCGCATGA